In a single window of the Rhizoctonia solani chromosome 16, complete sequence genome:
- a CDS encoding major facilitator superfamily transporter has translation MTGAAVANRNVSWRQMFPPRKLVYPFALVTSLFFLWGFTYGLLDVLNKHFQNTLGITKLESTGLQIAYFGAGYFAFAPIAGEIFHRRGYKFTIILGLALYSIGAIFFWPCAKFAGTSSNKKAVFGGFVVCSAVIGWGLAALEIAAITYVMCLPGTEPSGAAFRLQFSMGFNGIGIFSGPFIASKYFFSGDNANNLTNVQWVYLAVALMGAFVAFLFVIAKLPETPQAELENQARAAAEISGTDATTDQPFRKQYRVFFGWFAQFLCVASQVSSASFFINYGAEVVGWADAKTSKMLSYALIMFTVGRFVGLAILTIWPVELLVGLWSIVCFVLIICTAFIDGKAGIGCLMAAMFFQAPLFPGVFAISTKGMGRHTRRASSLLISAIGGNAVLPPIQGAIADRYGTHISYALHIPSYVYITGFSLFLWYRHGAHFNLRDEPMAKVGPALEGEMSTPELHRTQTSDSKKLGDKMDADMFEKEKV, from the exons ATGACTGGCGCTGCCGTGGCCAACAGAAACGTATCTTGGAGGCAAATGTTTCCCCCTAGGAAGCTCGTCTATCCCTTCGCTCTTGTCACTTCACTATTCTTTCTTT GGGGGTTTACATACGGTTTACTCGATGTCCTTAACAAGCACTTTCAAAACACTCTTGGGATCACCAAACTTGAGTCAACGGGTCTTCAAATCGCCTACTTTGGCGCTGGTTATTTCGCATTCGCGCCAATCGCTGGCGAAATATTCCATAGGCGTGGATACAAATTCACTATCATCTTGGGTCTAGCGC TTTACTCGATTGGTGCAATTTTCTTCTGGCCTTGTGCAAAGTTCGCAGGAACGAGTAGCAACAAGAAGGCCGTGTTCGGCGGTTTCG TGGTTTGTTCGGCTGTTATTGGATGGGGTCTCGCGGCCCTGGAAATCGCTGCAATCACCTACGTTATGTGTTTGCCCGGAACTGAACCGTCTGGTGCTGCTTTCCGCCTTCAATTTTCGATGGGGTTCAACGGCATCGGGATATTTTCGGGGCCGTTCATTGCGTCCAAGTACTTCTTCTCCGGCGATAACGCCAACAATCTCACCAACGTCCAATGGGTCTACCTCGCTGTTGCTCTGATGGGTGCATTTGTTGCGTTTTTATTTGTTATCGCCAAGCTTCCTGAGACCCCTCAAGCTGAGCTCGAGAATCAAGCGCGAGCTGCCGCTGAGATATCCGGAACAGATGCCACTACCGATCAGCCCTTTCGAAAG CAATATCGTGTGTTCTTCGGCTGGTTTGCTCAGTTCCTGTGTGTTGCTTCACAAGTCAGCTCTGCCTCATTCTTCATCAATTATGGCGCCGAGGTTGTTGGCTGGGCTGATGCAAAGACGTCCAAAATGTTGTCCTATGCACTCATAATGTTCACCGTCGGTCGCTTCGTTGGATTGGCCATCCTCACCATTTGGCCGGTCGAACTTCTTGTTGGTCTTTGGTCCATCGTATGTTTCGTCTTGATTATCTGTACAGCATTTATCGACGGCAAAGCTGGCATCGGATGCCTTATGGCCGCTATGTTCTTCCAGGCGCCTCTATTCCCTGGTGTTTTCGCTATTTCTACCAAAGGAATGGGGCGCCATACTCGTCGTGCTTCATCGCTCCTCATCTCTGCCATTGGTGGTAACGCTGTGCTTCCCCCGATTCAAGGCGCTATTGCTGATCGTTATGGCACGCATATCTCATATGCTCTCCATATACCTTCTTACGTCTACATTACCGGGTTTTCGCTCTTCCTCTGGTACCGCCATGGCGCACATTTCAACTTACGTGACGAGCCAATGGCGAAGGTAGGGCCCGCTCTCGAAGGTGAAATGAGTACCCCGGAGCTACACCGCACTCAGACCAGTGACAGCAAGAAGTTAGGAGACAAGATGGATGCTGATATGTTTGAGAAGGAGAAAGTCTAG
- a CDS encoding protein UPS2, mitochondrial — protein MSVELTPEQTQELITAARDIFLTQQMTVLGFTLMVWDHIITLNSEISLVWPAELSWVKVLFLLNRYIPPIFIGVATANFTGSASWLSDKIFLWVSSAWVLHVAANIALVAINSTTNAGERSLLGVPEKQPAHEAILITSFIRIASTRIHNVVIRDGFIYFFVVFLGMLFNLLGTLAALPRWLVWSIFTVATSRLLLSLKGIQSAKEWDNANRIARRDIEMEPRDGVKFIYAEHEDDECPNRHCMSGHLKTTTLADGRRLEDFAAQTCASDDVGAGLKVASIPTRPLQPHHHMVNLFSQSHTYDDNWATVTLAFFLRYPNPFSAHVLSCDVIDRSFTPEGNLRTTRLILKRGNLPKWFPSGVVARSESWIVEESEVDTIGHRVNCTTRNLEHTKALRVIEQVTLRPLEDGRTLQVTEARFQSRFGWGLTKRIESYASTKFRSNIEKSRQGIFLVLNLLRESRMQLQPLGGPISPTGTIFDTYVSRLQDPHRDQAPVPDSSIPSDSQSAADKPTAWKRWRSRFWSRSL, from the exons ATGTCTGTGGAGCTGACGCCTGAACAAACTCAAGAATTAATCACCGCTGCTAGGGACATATTTCTTACCCAGCAGATGACGGTGTTAGGTTTCACTCTGATGGTTTGGGATCATA TCATCACTTTAAACTCCGAAATCAGCCTCGTATGGCCTGCTGAG CTTAGCTGGGTGAAAGTATTGTTTCTACTGAACCGTTACATCCCGCCGATCTTTATTGGCGTTGCTACTGCCA ACTTTACAGGATCCGCTTCATGGCTAAGTGACAAA ATCTTCCTCTGGGTCTCTTCGGCATGGGTACTTCACGTGGCCGCTAATATAGCGCTCGTTGCCATTAATTCGACCACGAATGCAGGTGAGAGATCTTTGTTGGGCGTTCCGGAAAAGCAACCTGCTCATG AAGCCATACTGATAACATCTTTCATAAGAATTGCTTCTACACGTATCCACAATGTTGTGAT CCGCGATggatttatttattttttc GTCGTGTTTTTGGGAATGCTCTTCAACCTCTTG GGCACGCTCGCTGCTTTGCCTCGCTGGCTTGTTTGGTCCATCTTCACGGTTGCGACCTCCCGCTTGCTGCTATCTCTCAAAGGAATTCAGAGCGCGAAAGAATGGGATAACGCCAACAGGATTGCCAGGAGAGATATTGAAATGGAACCCAGGGATGGTGTCAAATTTATATATGCCGAGCATGAGGATGACGAATGTCCGAACCGCCACTGCATGAGCGGTCATCTAAAAACGACCACTCTTG CCGATGGCCGCCGGCTTGAGGATTTCGCGGCCCAGACTTGCGCGAGTGACGACGTTGGAGCAGGACTTAAGGTGGCTTCAATCCCGACTCGCCCACTTCAACCACATCACCATATGGTCAATTTATTCTCCCAATCGCATACCTACGA TGACAACTGGGCGACGGTAACTCTCGCCTTCTTCCTACGGTACCCTAATCCTTTCTCTGCACATGTCCTCTCATGCGATGTTATCGACCGCTCATTCACACCAGAGGGGAATCTACGTACAACTCGGCTCATCCTCAAACGAGGTAACCTGCCCAAGTGGTTCCCCTCGGGCGTAGTCGCTCGATCCGAAAGTTGGATTGTCGAGGAGAGCGAGGTTGACACCATTGGTCATCGCGTGAACTGCACCACACGAAATCTGGAACATACCAAGGCGTTGAGGGTGATTGAACAAGTCACACTACGTCCCCTCGAAGACGG GCGAACACTACAAGTTACCGAGGCCCGATTTCAGTCACGATTCGGGTGGGGTCTCACCAAGCGTATTGAGAGCTATGCCTCTACAAAATTTAGGTCAAATATCGAAAAG TCTCGCCAGGGAATCTTTCTCGTACTCAATCTTCTCAGAGAGTCACGTATGCAGCTCCAACCTCTTGGAGGCCCCATCAGCCCAACTGGCACGATCTTTGATACTTATGTTTCTCGACTACAAGATCCACACAGAGACCAAGCTCCAGTCCCTGATAGTTCTATCCCAAGTGATTCACAAAGCGCAGCAGATAAGCCTACGGCGTGGAAGCGATGGAGGTCGCGCTTCTGGTCTCGCTCCTTATGA
- a CDS encoding protein UPS2, mitochondrial yields the protein MVHVYSQSFLYNHSWAHVNLGIWHKYPNPKCAHVISVDVVDRSVDPVTGVIRTERILGCKQAAPRWIVKLLGGSDDAFVREISFVDPVTARTTVTSVNLSLSQYVTVLEKIVYEPTRGPDGRMQTLFSQTAEIQARMAIWRSAGERLEKFSADRFGQNAQLGREGFEGVLRMLLEQKQAQRA from the exons ATGGTGCACGTATACTCGCAGAGCTTCCTCTACAA CCACTCCTGGGCGCATGTGAACTTGGGCATCTGGCACAAGTATCCAAATCCCAAGTGTGCGCATGTTATCTCTGTAGATGTTGTCGATCGCTCGGTGGATCCAGTAACCGGTGTGATCCGCACTGAGAGGATATTGGGTTGCAAACAAGCAGCCCCACGATGGATAGTCAAA CTACTCGGAGGTTCTGACGACGCGTTTGTGCGTGAGATATCATTTGTCGATCCTGTCACTGCTCGGACGACTGTTACCTCCGTGAACCTTTCCTTATCTCAATACGTAACGGTCCTAGAAAAGATTGTCTACGAGCCTACACGTGGTCCGGATGGACGAATGCAAACCCTTTTCTCTCAGACCGCCGAAATCCAAGCTCGAATGGCAATTTGGCGGAGTGCTGGCGAACGATTGGAGAAGTTTAGCGCAGATCGATTCGGGCAGAATGCACAGCTCGGGCGTGAAGGGTTCGAAGGTGTACTCAGGATGCTCCTGGAGCAAAAACAGGCACAGCGAGCATAA